CTGTGAACAGGATTACCCCAACTTTGATGTCATGGTCATCAATGACCGCTCATGGGATGGTACCCGCGGCTTGCTGGAGGAAATGATGTCCCAGTATCCCAAATTGAGAACCGTAACCGTAGAATATACCCCAGACCATGTCACTGCCAAAAAATATGCCCTGACCTTGGGTATAAAAGTGGCAAAAAATGACGTCCTGTTGCTAACAGACGCAGACTGCATCCCAAAAAGCAACAAATGGATAGAATTGATGACAGCTCCGGTTAGAAATGAAGGAAAAACATTCTCCTTGGGTTTTTCACAGTACAATTATGGCAAAGGGCTACTTAACCAGTGGATTCAGTTCGAAACCCTCTGGACAGGACTCCAATTTTTGGCTTTTGCCATCTGGAAATCACCTTTCATGGGAGTAGGAAGGAACCTGTGTTACCGAAGAAGTTTTTTCATGGAGAAAAAGGCCTTCAAAGGGCTATGGCAGATCAACGGCGGGGATGATGACTTATTTGTCAACCAATATGCCAACGGTAAAAACACCGCGGTAGTAATCAGCCCTGAAAGCATCACCCTTTCCACGCCAAAAACCAGCTGGAAATCCTATTTTATCCAGAAAAAAAGACATTTCCATGCGGGCAAATATTACCAAGCGGGAGATAAATTAAAGATAGGGATTTACAGTTTCACACACCTTGTTTTTTGGGTTACTGGAATTTATTTGTTAATCCTTCTAGGTTTAGAACAAAACTGGGAACATTTTTCGGTCTTTTTAGGTATAATTATTGTCCGGTCCATACTGTTGACTTCAGTATTTACCTCGGCGAGAAAAAAACTGGAAGGCAAAACCAAAGTGTTTTGGACAGGATTCTTCGACCTGATGTATTTGGGTTACTTTTGGATTCTTGGCGCGTTAGGGTACCAATCAAAAAAAGTTAGATGGAAGTAAACGACAGAGGATTTTCCAACAAAGCATTAGAGGATTTCGATCTTATCGATAAGGCCGTGATCGAAAAAGATCAGCAGGCTTTTGCTACCTTGATGAAGCGCTATAAAAAAGCGGTTTATTTCATGATTCTCAAAATGATCAGGGATGCGGATGATGCCGAAGACCTGACTATGGAAGCCTTTGCCAAAGCCTTTAGAAACCTCCATAAATTCAAGAAAGACTATACTTTCTCCACTTGGCTGTTCCGTATTGCTACCAACAACACCATTGACTTTATCCGAAAAAAGAAACTCAAAACCATGAGTCTCAACAGCACTATGAGCGATGACAGTGGCAATTCGGTGAATATCGATGTGGAGGATGATGAGAACAACCCTCAGGATGAGTTCATCAAAT
This Cecembia calidifontis DNA region includes the following protein-coding sequences:
- a CDS encoding RNA polymerase sigma factor; protein product: MEVNDRGFSNKALEDFDLIDKAVIEKDQQAFATLMKRYKKAVYFMILKMIRDADDAEDLTMEAFAKAFRNLHKFKKDYTFSTWLFRIATNNTIDFIRKKKLKTMSLNSTMSDDSGNSVNIDVEDDENNPQDEFIKSQRIEMVRIFVDKLPAKYRKLVQLRYFDELSYEEIAVELDKPLGTVKAQLHRSRELLYEIASGKEGHI
- a CDS encoding glycosyltransferase; the encoded protein is MLTNIVSVIFLIAVGVQIFYILIIFGRMSFFYKKKIKDPLSNPEGVTVIVAAHNEKENLKKLIPAVCEQDYPNFDVMVINDRSWDGTRGLLEEMMSQYPKLRTVTVEYTPDHVTAKKYALTLGIKVAKNDVLLLTDADCIPKSNKWIELMTAPVRNEGKTFSLGFSQYNYGKGLLNQWIQFETLWTGLQFLAFAIWKSPFMGVGRNLCYRRSFFMEKKAFKGLWQINGGDDDLFVNQYANGKNTAVVISPESITLSTPKTSWKSYFIQKKRHFHAGKYYQAGDKLKIGIYSFTHLVFWVTGIYLLILLGLEQNWEHFSVFLGIIIVRSILLTSVFTSARKKLEGKTKVFWTGFFDLMYLGYFWILGALGYQSKKVRWK